Proteins encoded within one genomic window of Gigantopelta aegis isolate Gae_Host chromosome 2, Gae_host_genome, whole genome shotgun sequence:
- the LOC121378674 gene encoding tubulin polyglutamylase complex subunit 2-like, with protein MDDDEPRHKFPVEQLNVGIVKYLEKKRGICKVVLEDQKPADRHTVLTWEQRNTSMLPEDLKSFYLTSNGFDLTWSVKMENGTIPVGKMHINPILQLTRLAGAEEKTSYTHPSLADLDPESEDEDSSGVDKPSLTESCRIYELDPCNGYGKVCLVYRAPRKGFTEPGVEIWFLDRALRWHFLTHSFLAYYRLMIMHLGLPFWQYSFTDIGLSPQSKQWFNMFAPVRLDVDKEIFCDSPHSLLTASLVTSSPLDVSKVFRGRSDRKKNVQTQGQAQNIKKKLPATSARSQSSLSSKPSSSHSSVKNFK; from the exons atggaTGATGACGAACCGAGACATAAGTTTCCGGTTGAACAGCTTAATGTTGGAATAGTCAAATATTTAG AAAAGAAGAGAGGAATATGCAAAGTGGTGCTAGAAGACCAGAAACCAGCTGACCGGCATACTGTCCTCACCTGGGAACAG CGCAACACCAGCATGTTACCTGAGGATTTGAAGAGTTTTTATCTCACATCAAATGGCTTTGATCTCACCTGGTCGGTCAAGATGGAAA ATGGCACAATTCCAGTGGGCAAGATGCACATCAACCCAATTCTTCAGCTGACCAGACTGGCTGGAGCCGAGGAGAAGACCTCGTACACCCATCCTTCTCTAGCCGACCTTGACCCTGAATCAGAAGATGAGGATAGCTCAG GTGTTGACAAACCGTCTCTGACCGAGTCGTGTCGGATCTATGAGCTGGATCCCTGCAACGGTTACGGAAAGGTCTGTCTCGTTTACAGGGCTCCACGCAAAG GATTCACAGAACCTGGTGTGGAGATATGGTTTTTAGACCGAGCGCTGCGGTGGCACTTTCTCACCCACTCATTCCTCGCGTACTACCGCCTGATGATCATGCATCTCGGACTTCCATTCTGGCAGTATTCCTTCACCGACATTGGACTTAGTCCTCAGTCAAAG CAGTGGTTCAACATGTTTGCGCCGGTGCGGCTTGACGTCGATAAGGAGATTTTCTGCGACTCTCCCCACAGCCTGCTGACCGCTAGCTTGGTAACGAGCAGCCCACTGGACGTGAGCAAGGTGTTCCGAGGAAGAAGTGACAGGAA GAAAAATGTTCAGACCCAAGGACAAGcgcaaaatattaaaaagaaattgcCAGCGACATCAGCCAG gTCTCAAAGTTCTCTCAGCAGTAAACCATCATCTTCTCATAGCTCGGTAAAAAACTTCAAGTGA